A genomic region of Raphanus sativus cultivar WK10039 chromosome 6, ASM80110v3, whole genome shotgun sequence contains the following coding sequences:
- the LOC108821212 gene encoding NADP-dependent malic enzyme 1-like gives MEKNVTNSDLKSSVNGGVVDVYGEDSATVEHSITPWSLSVSSGYSLLRDPRYNKGLAFTEKERDTHYLRGLLPPAVVDQNLQEKRLINNIRQYQHPLQKYMALTELQERNERLFYKLLIDHVEELLPIVYTPQLLVKLVRNMAVFSGDLRVYSSA, from the exons ATGGAGAAGAATGTGACAAACTCAGATTTGAAATCCTCTGTCAACGGTGGCGTTGTTGATGTCTATGGAGAAGATTCAGCCACCGTTGAGCACAGCATAACTCCATggtctctctctgtttctag TGGTTATTCATTGCTGAGAGATCCTCGCTACAACAAAGGACTTGCTTTCactgagaaagagagagacacaCATTACTTGCGTGGCCTTCTTCCTCCAGCTGTCGTTGATCAAAATCTTCAG GAGAAGAGGCTGATCAACAACATCAGACAGTATCAACATCCATTACAAAAATACATGGCCCTGACAGAACTTCAG GAAAGAAACGAGAGACTGTTTTACAAGTTGTTGATAGATCATGTTGAAGAGCTTCTACCTATCGTTTATACTCCCCAACTGTTGGTGAAGCTTGTCAGAAATATGGCAGTATTTTCAGGCGACCTCAGGGTTTATTCATCAGCTTAA